A stretch of DNA from Micromonospora sp. WMMD1155:
GGGCCGGTGGTCAGATACCACCTACTCGACCGAACGGTAAGCGTGCTGGACGAGCAGTTGCAGCCGATCAAGCGGCTGTCCTTGGACGTGCCGCCCACCGCGAAGCTTCTCACCGCAAGTCCGGACCTGGCGATCGTCGTCATGACCGACAGCCGTCGGGTCATCATCATGGCCGCAGGCCGACACATCCCCGTCGAGATTCCGGCGGCCGATTCCGCCACACTGCTGCCGGACAGCCGCCTGCTGGTCACCGCGCCGACACTCGAACGGCTTGAACACAAGGGCCGCGAGTACGACGCCAAGGGAGAGCACCTGGTTTTCCTGGTGGATCCAGGCTCGGGAGCCGTTCTGGACCAGGCCGTTCTCGATGCGGTCGATGCCAGCATGACCACGGTGCCCCATCCGCACGATGGATCGGTGGTCCTGGACGCGGCGATGGGTCAGGACGGCGCTTTGATCTATGTCGCTCAGGTGCTTAACGACAGGATCACGGTGCAGCTCATCGCTGAGAACGTCATCGCGGCGGACTTCGCACCGTCCGGAGACCGTCTACTGCTCATGCCTCACCCCAGCTTCGACAACAAGGTATCCGTCCTGGAGTGGCCAAGCCGGCGTCCCCTCGCTCAGCGCCACGCGGACGATCTGGCGATCGACGACTTCGCATTCGACCTGTACGGATCGGTGCAACTCTTGCCGGAACGCGGCGAGGTCCCCGGCCGCACTCACCGGCCGGGTCTCGGGCACACTGATCATCGGCAGCCCTTGGTTGTGAGCGTTCTTCCCTAGACAAGAGGAATGATCACCCAAGGGCTGTCCTGATGATCTGCCGGGGTCGATACCTCTGCCCCACGGCTTAAAGATCAAGCTAGCAGCGAGCCTGGGCGTTGCGCCACGATGGCAGCCGTTTCGGCGACTGGGGATGCGGCAGGCACGCGGTGCATCCGATCGATGTTCCGGGGCGCAGACCCTGCCGAGGTCGTTGGGTCGCGTGCTGCGCAATCGGCCACGTAACCGCGACACCGCATTGATCATGACGACTGAAAGTGTCGTACACCTGTTCTAGTCTCTGGTCATGGTCGAGGAGTTGGCGCAGGCAGACGACGCGGTCGCCGCCTGCGTCGACGCGGCCGCCTGGCCTCTCACCGAGCATGAACTGATCGCGGCGCTCGACGCCGCGCACCGCCTGCAGCAACGCCTCGCCGCCGTCACCCTGACCCTGGTCCGTGAGATCGACGGGCGCGGCACCGCCCGCGCCCACGGCGCCTCCACCACCGCCGTGTGGCTACGCGAACGACTGCGGATGACCGTTCCCGCCGCCCGCCGCCTGGTCGACCTCGCCACCACCCTGGACACCGGCAACCCCGCCATCCGACACGCGCTGGCCGACGGCACCATCACCCAGGACCAGGCCCGCGTCATCGCCGACACGGCCGCCACCGTGACGGTGACGGCGGGCGCCGAAGTGGCCGAGAAGGCCGTCGGCGCGCTGGTCGAGTGGGCCGGGCAGTTCGACCCCACCCTGCTGCGTCGGATGGGCACCCGGATCCTCGACCACGTCGCGCCCGATCTCGCCGACGCCGCCGCAGCAGCTGCCCTCGCCGCCGAGGACGCCCGCGCCACCCGCGACCGACACCTCACCCTGTCCGCGCAGACCGACGGGCGCCTGCGGCTCACCGGCACGCTCGACGCCGAAACCGCAGGTCTGCTACGCGCCGCCATCGACCCGCTCAGCGCACCCGCCGGGCCCGACGATGGGCGATCCCCCGGGCAACGCCGCCACGACGCCCTCGCCGACGTGTGCCGCCTCGCCCTGCACACCGGCGACCTACCCGAGCACGGCGGCGACCGCGCCCAGATCGTCATCACCACCGACTACGACACACTGACCCGGCAACTAGGCTCCGGGACGCTCGACATCGGTGTGCGGCTCACCCCCGACACCGTGCGCCGGCTGGCCTGCGACGCCACCATCCTGCCCGCCGTCCTCGGCGGCACGAGCCAGGTCCTCGACGTCGGTCGACAACGCCGACTCATCACCGGCCCACTGCGGCGAGCCCTGGTGCTCCGCGACGGCGGATGCGCCTTCCCCGGCTGCGACCGACCACCACGCTGGTGCGCCGCCCACCACATCCACCACTGGGCCGACGGCGGCCCCACCAACCTCGACAACGCCGTCCTGCTCTGCGGCCACCATCACCGACATATCCACCACAGGGAGTGGACGGTACGGCTCAGTGACGACGGGCACCCCGAGTTCATCCCGCCCGCCTGGCTCGACCCCGACCAACTACCGCGCCGCAACCACTACCACCGACGGACGTAGGCCGATCGTCGATCGGCCGGATCTCACGAACCGGCGTCCAGCTCGGCCGACCTACGCAGCCGCGTGGTCGGCGGGATCAGGGTGCCGCCAGCGGCCAGCCACGCAGCAGCGCTGGCACGTCGGCGTGCCGAGCGGTCGGGCACCTCGCCAGAGCCCTCGAAACAGCGGCGGGCGCGGGCGGCACCTCGGCAGCGGGCGCGGGATGCGCCTCGGCAGCGGGCGCGGGCGGCGCCTCGGCAGCGGGCGCGGGCGGCACCTCGGCAGCGGGCGTTGGGCGACTGTCGGCGGCGTCAGGTCGCTGCCGACCGCCAGGCACGGACCAGCGCTGACACGTCGGGGTATCGAGTGGTCGGCGCCGCTCTGGTTGCCCGGTCCACGACGCGGCGCTGATCGTCGTTGCCCCGCCAGCCTTCCGCAGAGTCGAGAAGGTGGTGCAGGGTACGGCCGAGCAGGTGAACGGTGGTCCGCTCGTCGATCGCGGCAGCACGAACGAACTCCTCCGGCGCCATGTAACGGCGAGAGCCGGGCAGGCGGTCGGCGTCGAGGACGAACGGCCCAGGGCGGTATTCGTCGAGCTCGATCAGCCGCATCCGTCCGATGGAGAAGTCATACAGGAAGCAGCCGTCGTACAGGTCGACGGCGACGAACCCGGCGGCGCTGACGGCGAGATGAGCGTCGAGGATCGCGTCGAGCGCCGCCTCGACCTGCGGGACCGGCAGTTGCTGGAAGCGGGCCAGCCCGCTGCGGTCGGTGCCGCGCGCCGTGGCGTGGTTCAGGGCGCTGCCGTCGTACCAGGGGTAGACGAGCGTCAGGCCGGCCGGCCCGTCGACTGTCCGCATCGGACGAACGATCACCGGGTGGCGGACTGCGGCGTGTAACGCGCGGGCTCGTTCGAGGGACGCCCGGCCCGCAGTGGTGGTGGCCGTCTTGACGAACCAGCGCCGGCTCGCCTCTTCGACGCCGTGGCGGCGGCGCTCACCGCCGTGCTCACCCTGGCCGAGAGCGGCGTCGCACTGGTCGAGGTCTCGCTCACCAGCGCCGACGCGCTCGACGTCATCCGGCGCGCCCGGGCGGCCCTCGGGTCCGACTACGCCCTGGGCGCGGGCACCGTGCTCAGCGCCGAGGACGCCCGCGCGGCGGCCGACGCGGGCGCTGGTTTCCTGGTCACCCCGGCGCTCGCGCCGAGTCTCGCCGAAGGCGGCCGACTCGGGCTGCCGGTCCTCGCCGGTGCACTCACCCCCACCGAAGTGGTGCAGGCCGACAGCGGCGGGGCCACCGCGATCAAACTCTTCCCGGCGTCCCTCGGTGGGCCCGACTACCTCGGCACGCTGCGCGACCCGTTCCCCGGCACCGCGTTCGTACCGGTCGGTGGGGTCGACGCGGACGGCGCACGACGCTACCTGGACCGGGGCGCGCTCGCGGTCGGGGTCGGCTCCCCCCTGCTCGGCGACGCCGTCCGCGGTGGCGACCCGGCGGCGCTGCGCGAGCGCGCCGCCGCCTTCCTCGCGGCGGTGCGTTGATGACCGACGTGCTCACGCTCGGCGAGACGATGGCGGCGTTCCGCACCACCGGCCCGCTGCGGCTGGGCGGCACCGCCGGGATCTCCGTCGCCGGTTCCGAGTCGAACGTGGCGATCGGGCTGGCCCGGCTCGGCCACCGGGCTGCCTGGGTCGGTGTCACCGGCGCCGACGAGCCCGGTGAGCTGGTCCGTCGTACGCTGCGCGCGGAGGGCGTCGACCTGAGCTGGTCCCGGATCGATCCGACCGCTCCGACCGGGCTGATCCTCTTCGAGAACCGGGTCGCCGACATCAACCGGGTCACCTACCACCGCACCGGATCCGCCGGCTCCCGGCTGCGCCCGGCCGACGTGACAGGTGCCTTCGACGCGGCCGGGTCACCGCCCCGGCTGCTGCACGTCACCGGCATCACCTGCGCGCTCGGCGTCGACCCGTACCAGGCGGTGGTGGAGGCCGTGCGACGCGCCCGCGCGGCCGGCAGCACCGTCTGCCTGGACGTCAACCACCGGCAGCGACTCTGGTCGGTCGCCGAGGCCGCCACCGCGCTGCGGCCGCTGCTGCCCTCGATCGACCTGGTGGTCGCCTCCGACGACGAACTGGCCGTGCTGACCGACGCCACCGACCCGGCCACGGCGTTGCTCTCCGCCGGGGTGACCGAGGTCGTCGTCAAGCACGGGGCCGGAGGGGCGACCAGCCACAGCGCGACCGGCACCGTGCACCGTCCGGCTCGGACGGTGCCGGTGGTGGACACCGTCGGGGCGGGCGACGCCTTCGTGGCCGGGCTGCTCTCCGGGTGGCTCGACGGTGACGACGTCCCGACCCGACTGGACCGGGCCGTCACCACCGGGGCG
This window harbors:
- a CDS encoding sugar kinase, whose product is MTDVLTLGETMAAFRTTGPLRLGGTAGISVAGSESNVAIGLARLGHRAAWVGVTGADEPGELVRRTLRAEGVDLSWSRIDPTAPTGLILFENRVADINRVTYHRTGSAGSRLRPADVTGAFDAAGSPPRLLHVTGITCALGVDPYQAVVEAVRRARAAGSTVCLDVNHRQRLWSVAEAATALRPLLPSIDLVVASDDELAVLTDATDPATALLSAGVTEVVVKHGAGGATSHSATGTVHRPARTVPVVDTVGAGDAFVAGLLSGWLDGDDVPTRLDRAVTTGAFAVASRGDWEGLPDRAELTLLNHEPGGTVR
- a CDS encoding bifunctional 4-hydroxy-2-oxoglutarate aldolase/2-dehydro-3-deoxy-phosphogluconate aldolase, whose translation is MAAALTAVLTLAESGVALVEVSLTSADALDVIRRARAALGSDYALGAGTVLSAEDARAAADAGAGFLVTPALAPSLAEGGRLGLPVLAGALTPTEVVQADSGGATAIKLFPASLGGPDYLGTLRDPFPGTAFVPVGGVDADGARRYLDRGALAVGVGSPLLGDAVRGGDPAALRERAAAFLAAVR
- a CDS encoding HNH endonuclease signature motif containing protein, with the protein product MVEELAQADDAVAACVDAAAWPLTEHELIAALDAAHRLQQRLAAVTLTLVREIDGRGTARAHGASTTAVWLRERLRMTVPAARRLVDLATTLDTGNPAIRHALADGTITQDQARVIADTAATVTVTAGAEVAEKAVGALVEWAGQFDPTLLRRMGTRILDHVAPDLADAAAAAALAAEDARATRDRHLTLSAQTDGRLRLTGTLDAETAGLLRAAIDPLSAPAGPDDGRSPGQRRHDALADVCRLALHTGDLPEHGGDRAQIVITTDYDTLTRQLGSGTLDIGVRLTPDTVRRLACDATILPAVLGGTSQVLDVGRQRRLITGPLRRALVLRDGGCAFPGCDRPPRWCAAHHIHHWADGGPTNLDNAVLLCGHHHRHIHHREWTVRLSDDGHPEFIPPAWLDPDQLPRRNHYHRRT
- a CDS encoding serine/threonine protein kinase, whose product is MRTVDGPAGLTLVYPWYDGSALNHATARGTDRSGLARFQQLPVPQVEAALDAILDAHLAVSAAGFVAVDLYDGCFLYDFSIGRMRLIELDEYRPGPFVLDADRLPGSRRYMAPEEFVRAAAIDERTTVHLLGRTLHHLLDSAEGWRGNDDQRRVVDRATRAAPTTRYPDVSALVRAWRSAAT